The segment TGTATGTCTTTCCTTATTTTTTGCCCATGAACCAAATAGGTAGACATGCAGGGGTATATTCTTTGTGTATTCTAGTAGTGTATTTTTGACTCGGTTTAGAACTTCTTTTCGTTGCATGACATTTCACCTCGATTTCCTAGCAGGTGGAAAGGAATGGTATTTTTGTGCATTGTTATTATATCATAGTTACTTATTTGTTGAAAAGAACATAAGGGGACGGTTCTTTTGTGTCGTTCATGCTAAGCGTGTGAGGGGTGTTTTTCTTGAAAGTAAAAAAAGCCAAGCATGTAGGCTTGATAAGGCCGCGCTACTGAGCTTACCTAGTTGGCTGGTTATATATTACCCCCCGGCAGAACCTTGACAGGCGCTCAGGTTGCTCCTCAGCAGTGCCCTAAAATTCCGATATCGGAATCTTAGGGAATATTCCGACTTTTGATATATTCCGATGATTTTTCAAAACCTTTCCCTAACAAATAGACAACTTTTCCTACCGGGTCAAAATCACAAAAACGCATGGATAGCATTTCGCAGTCACGGGCAGCTGAGTCATACATTAACACCAGAAAGAACAAATCGCGAATCCCCATTTTCTTGGATGGGTCAGGTTGGCGAAGAACAGTAGTTATTGCATCCTTGGACATATACTCCAGCATGAAGGACTTGTTCACATCTTTTTGCATCGGAATACCTCGCAGATCTTCCAGATAAAAAACAAGCGTCGGTTCTATGCTAGCTACATAACGAAAAAATGCGCGGATGCGTGCCAACCTGTGATTTCGTGTAGACGGGGTCCATCCTTTTGTTTGCTGCATTTTATCCAGAAAGTTTATCACGTTTTCGCGGGAAAGATCCGCAAAGGTGAGGCTCTCAACACGCTTACCGGTTGCGTCACACACGAAGGAAAGCAGCATATTCCACACCTGTTTTGTGGCTAGGATTGTATGCGGGCTGCGCTGAGCCTGCTTAGTTAAGAAGATGGTAAAAAACTCTCGCAGATGTGAGAACAGGTTATCTTTAATCTTCTTCATAATCATAAGCCTCCGGTATGATACCATTTGAGCGAGTGAAGTCCATAAGAGCTAACCGCTCTGGCAGTAAATGAATGTAGTAGTATGTGGCAGAAAAGCTTTCGTGCCCCATATATGCACTGAGGTATGGGATCATCGCGTCTAAATCCCTTCCCTCTTCAATCCAGCGCATGAGTATTTGTGTAGCGAAATTGTGTCGGAGAGCATAGGGAGTACAGGAACCACGACTGGTTACATTCCCGCTCATCTCCCAACATATACGGAAAGCATCGCAGAGCCAGTCGGTTGTGTAGGCCTTTCCCAATTGAGTTTGAAAGAAATATGTTCTTTGGGGGGTAATTTTTTCCGCTATTTGGTTGTACCTCTTGCACATCTCCATAACGTCTGCGTTAGTAGGCAAGCACCGATCCTTGTGGCGCTTTCCATCGGCGATATAAATAGTATTATCAGTGAAGTTGAAATCCGTACACCGTAGACACCGCACCTCTTGTGGACGCATTCCGCATGCATACTGTAAACGGAAAATGACTGGCACTGTAAAATCATGCAGAACGTTTCTTTCACCGCTGGGGTAGCAATCCGTAGCCTCAAAAAAGTTCGTTAGTTCAACATGATTCATGATGATAGGTTGCTTGGCCTTTGGCATAGGAAAGAAAGATGATGGCATGACATATGCTTCTTTGCCTGCAAGGGAGATATAGCGAGCAAATCCGCGAAGCGCACTTGCTCTATTAAAGGCACCTTTACCATTGCCTTTGGCATCGTTGCACCAAGCGAACGCAATTTCTTTCGTAAGAATGGTTTCGTTTGGGAAATGATTCATACAAAACCGATCAAAGTTCGCAAAGAGCTTATTGTAATTTTTCACAGAATATCTCATTGTAGCTCTATGTTCCAGCATTTCTTGGATTTGCCCGGCAAATCCGCTTTTAAATTCATATGTCATAATAGACCAACTTTCTTGGTTCTGAACATGGATATGTCTAGACAGCATATGCGAAGGCCTTCTGTGTCTAAGGCAACATAACGTTTGGCGGAGTTTGGATTCGCATGCCCAAGCATCTCACCAACGGATCGAATGGGCACTCCAGCCCGAACCAGTCTTGTGCCAAAAGTTCTCCTTAATGCGTGGAATGACTTGCCATCCCAAGCTTCATGAGAAATGCCTGCTTTGCAAAGAGATCTAACCATAATGTCCCTACCTGCGGTATCACTTAACCTATCATAAGGCCTTCTATGACGGACAAATATGTATGGAGAATCCGTTTCGGGGCGACCGTTTAGAATATAGTCTGCTATAGCGTTGCCTACTCCCGACGATAATTCCGTTTGAATACCCACAACGGTTTTGCCTTGGACCACATCAATGACCTTGCGATTCCAATCGATGTCCGATCTCTTTAGGTCTAAAACGTCCACGCCTCGAAGCCCTGTCCAAAGTGCGAGCATTATGATAGCATAATCTCGTTTCCCGATAGGAGTAGTCCTGTCCACACTGTCAAGAATAGCATCCGCCTCTTTGTCGGAAAAGCAAGGTAGCAATTTTCGATACCTGGGTGCCGGGTTGATAAGATTCCATTCAGCGTTGATAGATGCAAGCCCGGTATCAGCTAGGTGTGAAAGAAATTTTCTTGTTGCACCCGTGAACTTTGACATACTGGCTTTGTTGTTTGGAGCTGCGTTCGCAATAAAATCCTTCACATTATTGGACCTTAATTTGTTGAAATTCTGCATGCCGTTTTGCTCAATGAAAACAAGAAACTGCCGTATAATGCCTATGTGCGTCCGAATAGTTCTAGGAGCTAAGGATTGAGAGAGGTGGGTGGAATAGTCAGCCAGAATCTCTTCAAAGTACTCGCACAGCTTTTGCTGTTTGAAATTCTTGTGCTCCCATACAAGCTCCCTGCCTTGCATGCAGTCTGTCAGTAGTGCAGCCGCTTTCCTGCGGTGTATCGCAGTAGATTTGCTAAACTCACCGTTCTTAGCCTTTGACATCTGTTCCTCTGCATAGGCATGCATTTCGTCATCAGAAAAGATTCTAATACAGTTGACCTCGCAGTAAGGAACAATGTTACTTAACAAATAAATCTTATACTGCCTAATGCTGCTACTACTGAGGGGGATATTTCTGAGAAATGCCAAAACACACTCAATTGCTTCCATGATCTTTTGCATAAAAAAACCTCCTTATTAGATTAGTCTTGGCTGATCGCCAGACATCTCTATTATAGAGGTGTAAACAAAAACAGTAGAATATAATATTCCGATTCTTTCAGCCAATAGGATAGTGACGGTGTTGCATATACAAAATACTAAGCATGTTTTGAAAAATCATCGGAATATATCAAAAGTCGGAATATGCCCTATCCTCCTGTCAAGTAAGAGCCAATAATAGCCCAAATTTTATGAAAAAAACTATTTACACAAAATAATTTACATTCCCCTCTCCCAGACCACCGTGCGAGTAATATGCAAAAAAAAATAGCCCTCTAGAAGATGAGAGCTATTTAATATACCGCTTTAGTTGTTCATAAAAATTTTCACGAGTACCGGCAAGAAGTAAAATGACTTTTTTACCATTGACTTCATTGATGGTGTAGGCAATTTCATAGTTTGTACCTTGATACCTTACATCGTAACCATAAATGCCAGCTAAATCGCCACGCTTTGGTTGACCAATATAGGGATCTTTACTTATTTCTTGTAAAGCTGCTTTATAAGTATCTTTAAGAGGTTTTTCTTTTAGTTTTTTAAAAAAGCGTGCGGCTGGGGAACTGAACTGTATCTCATACATATCTAGTTCTCCGGGCCAAAGATGTCTTCAAAGCTTTCGGATTCTTTTTCTCCAGCAGCTATAGCATCTGCATCCTCAAGCATATGAGTAACAGCTTTTTTGATATTTTTGCTTTGAGATTCAAATTTTTTTATTAATTCATTACCGGAGTAGCCTTGAGATATGAGGTCTTTGAGTATTTCAACAGAAAACTCACCAGAATTTCTATTTAGGGGTCTGATTACAATAGCACCGTCTTCAAGGGTACATTCGACTTCATTATCAAGACCAAGATGTTTATAGTATTTCAAAGGTATCGTAATCTGACGTTTCTTAGAAACACTGATTATTTTACGATCCATATTATCACGCTCCATAACAGTTGCATTCATAACTCTAACCTCCTTATAGTATATGCAAAATTTATATAATTAGTATAACAAAGAAACAAAGAAAAATCAATTAAAAAGAAAAAGAAAGGGTCAGGCTTGAATTATTCACTAATTAATGAAGGGACATGCGGACAGGTTGTTTTTTCTTAGTACGCTTAGTTCTTTTGATAGATTTAAGTACAAACCATATAATTGCAGTTGTTATAAGGGCAGCGACCGTGGCATTGATTAACGAGCCTACTATAAAGTCCAATGAAATAGACTTTACCTGAAACCAGGAAAAAAATGAAGCCGGCTGGTCAATCACTGTTTCCATGTTGCCCAAAGATTGTCCCAAAGAATGTTCTAATTGTGATTGGACTTCTGTATTAGTAGGGTTTGCTCCTATGACCATTGTTCCAGTTAAATAGTTTAGGGTGTAGAAAAAAGGGATAAAAATAGCAGTACTTATGTTGGTGGATACTGCCATAATGCTGCTAGACCGCATCAGTTTCGCAGTGACACCTGAAAGAACCACTCCTACACCAAGGGAGGGTATAAAGTTCCAGAAGATGCCGATAGCCATACCGACGGCAACGGCATATGGTTGGTTGGATGCTTTTTTTAACTTTTTCAGATAACTAAAAGGTAATTTCATGTCAACAACAAAACTCCATATGGTTGCATTTTTAATAAAAGTTTTCATATGAAATATGTCTAAAATTGTAATTCGCACTCTTCTCGTAAGTTTAGCACATAAAAGGACAATATTAAACTGATAATCGGTGGGTAGAAACATCACCAGATTTTCTTATCTAACAAGTGCATGTTCCAATATACAGGAAACTAGGACCCTAGTCCTATATAAAATAGGAAGCGTGGCATCTTTAAGATTTTTCGATATACTGGTAAGCTTATTTTGAAAAAGTAAAAAGATGTCATTGGAGGGAGTAAGATGAAAAAAATAGTTGCGATAATGGTAATGCTGCTGATGGTCTTAGCTCTTAGCACCACCGGCGTCCTTGCCGCTAAATCAGAAAATGGCCGGGATAAGTCTGCTAAGGATAAGCCACAAATTCAAGTTGAAGAACAGGAAGTTGATTTAGAGGTTGAAGCAGAAGAGGATGAAGAGCTGAAAGAGGATATTGAAGCAGAGGAAGAATTGGAAGCAGAACTGGAAGCAGAACTGGAGGAAGAGGAAAGTATCATAGAAGAAGTGTATGAAGAAGATGATGGTGAAGGTAACGGCTGGGCTAAAGGGCTCTGGAAACAGAATGAAGGGCTTCAGTCCAAGCTCGAAGAAAAGCAGGAAAAGATTGTAGAGAAAATGGAATGGTTTGAGGAAACAGGTAAAGGTGACCTTGAAGCGAAAAAGGCGGAGTTTGAACAGAGATTGCAGCAGCTTGAAGTTGATTACCAGGAGAAAGTGGAATTGCTGGCCGGGAAGTTGGCAGCAAGGGGTAATGTGATAGAATTTAGCGATGCTTTTCCTGTTATTAAGCAGGGTCGGACTTTAATTCCCGTCCGCGCGGTCATTGAAACTGTCGGTGCCGCCGTATATTGGGATGGCGAAAACAATCAGGTAACAATTCAGCGGGACGATATTACCTTGGTTTTGCAGCCGGGTGAAGCATCCTATACCGTAAACGGTGAGACAAAGACTTTTGACGTTCCCGCGGAAACCATTAATAACCGTACCTTTGTACCACTCAGGTATATAGCGGAGGAACTAGGTGAGGTAGTGGAATACGATGAAGAGACTGGTAATATTAATCTTGAGGAACCGGAAGAGGAAACCGGTGATCAAGTTTTAGATAACTAAAACCCACCCACCCAAAACTAAATAGATACAAGCCAAAAGCCCGGGATTTTTCAATTTCCCGGGCTTTTGGCATTATGCAAGACAAAACGGGCCTTTTTACCGGTGGTAACATGCTGCCACCTATAGTATAATTGAGTAAAATTAAGGTAATTGGGGTGACTTCATGAAGAGGTACGCAGGTATTATTAGTTTATTACTTATTTTAATGTTGGTTGGTACAACTGGCGCGTTGGCTGCCGGGGCTGCCGTTGCCCAGGGGGATGCGGATCAGCACGGCGCAAAGATTTCTCAGTCATTAACAGTATGGGAGGAGAGCACCAGTTCATCGGAGTTGGTACGTTATTTAGCACAAGGGTCCGGTCAGAGCCAAGCGCTGAAGAGTAACGGCACTCAGCAGAAAGAACCAGCGGCCTATGACGGTAAGCTGGTGTTTGCGGATAACAGATATTTAAACTGGGATATATTTGTGCTTGACGTTGCTACGGGCAAAGAAAGCTGGATTGGTAAGGGCCCGAAAGATCAGCTTAAGCCCGATATCTACAAAAATAATGTCGTATGGCAGGATAGGCGCGATGGCAACTGGGATATTTTCCTCTACAATCTAGATACCGGAAAGGAATTACCGGTTACCGGTAATGAGGATGACCAGATTAATCCTCAAATTTACGGTGACTACATCGTGTGGCAGGATGAGCGAGATGACAATTGGGATATTTACGGCTACGGAATTTCCACCGGTAAGGAATTTGTCATTGACAGTTCGCCTAAAAACCAGGTTAGCCCCAGAGTGGAAGGGGATTATGTGGTCTGGGCCGACGATCAGGCAGGAAATTGGGAGATATACCTTTATAACTTTAAATCCGCTAAGACTACTCGCATCACCAAGGCAGACGATGATCAGAGCAATCCCGTGGTTTCCGGCAGTGTAATTATCTGGCAGGATGACAGCAATGGCAACTGGGATTTATATGGCTATGACATCTATACCGATAAGAAATTTCCCGTGGCAGTGGAGCCGAAAAATCAGCTTCAGCCCGATATCTACGGTAATAAAGTAGTTTATACGGATGACAGCAATTATAACAATGATATTAAGATGCTAAAGCTTTCAACTAGTAACCCGGTAGACGACGTAAACGAAGAGCCATCGGAGCAAAAAAGCAGCGGGCTGACTGTTGAATTAAATGGTGGGGAACTTAGCTTATCCGTGCCGCCGGTGATGAATGCCGGTCGAGTGCTGGTTCCCCTAAGAGGGATTGCTGATGCCCTTGGACTTAGTACTCAGTGGCATAATGAAAGCCAATCTATTGCCATTACCGGTGATGGCACCAGTATAGCACTAGCCATCGGGAAGAAGGAAGTATCGGTTGGGCCGGATAACTTTACCTTGGACACGGTTCCTTTTCTCAATGCGGGCCATACCTATGTGCCGGTCCGCTTCGTTAGTGAAGCATTTGGTGCTTCTGTAGACTGGGATGATGCCGTCAGTACGGTGAAAATTTCTAAATAAGCAGGACTCAATGAACCCCGGATTCTGATGCCGGGGTTTTCTTGTGCGGCGGCAGTCGGATTTTATGGAACAACCCCCTCTAGGCCCGGCTAACCCCGAGCTTATTATTTTGAATCACCCGCGCAAAAAGAGGATATTTCCATCACACCGAGAATAGTCATAATAGTCAGATATACCATTTAAATAGGTACACACTGCCTATGCCGATGTTAAGTAAAGTTTTGCGTTTATCTTGTCTCCTAATTTTTAATCTGGGCGGTGTTTCTAATGTCCAACGACCCCAAAACATTACCAAATTCAAATACAGACAGACCTCTCCGCGGAACAATAGGCATAAAAGATGGAGTGGCCAGCGTTATCATGCCCGAACCCGATGCTGAACGGCCTAGCCTTACGCCCGGGGATAATGTCATTATTAACGTCAACAAACGAGAAATTACGGACAAGACCCCTATAAATGCTGAAGACGAAATTGAGATCAAGCCAGGGGAGAAGAAAGCATCGCTTGACTACACGGTTCAAGTGGATGCTGCCTTAATGCACGCACGTATGAGTGTCAACTATAAGTATGGTCAAAAGTTTAGCATCAATGACAGTAAACCCACTCAGGACCTGGTGGTTTCGGCGGAATTTAAAGAAGAAGTTTCGCCGCCGGCCTTGGACTATACTACCGTAATAATCGAGCTGGCTCAGAAGGGAATAACCCACTACATAAATGAAGGGAAAATTCGCACCCTGCTTACCTCCGGACAGAACTGCCAGAGGGAGTTAATAGCTGAAGGCGTATCGCCTAAGCCGCCGATGGACGAAAGTATCGAGTATGTCTTCCAAAATAAAGAGTTTGAAGAGGGGCGAAGACTGAGACGGATGGCAAAAATCCTTAGTGTAGAGGCCGGCGAAGTACTGGCAGTCAAACACCCTGGGATACCAGGCGAACCCGGAATAAACCTGAACGGCGCTCCGGTGGGGGTGCGTGACCCGAAGGCCATTAGCATTAAAACCGGAAAGGGAGTAACACTTTCGCCAGATGGCACAAAAGCTTATGCGGCTATAGACGGGCGCCCTGATGTAGTTAATGGCAAATTGAGTGTACTGCCCGTCTGCAATCATAAGGGTAATGTCAATCCGGAAACTGGGGATATTAGTTTTAAAGGTGATGTGATTGTGTCCGGCAATGTAGAGGATAATATGCTGATCAGCGCCACCGGCGAAGTCACGGTTACAGGATTTGTGGCCAACAGTACCATTAATTCAGGCGGAAGCATTACTGTTAATGGAAATATAGTCGGATGCAAATTGTTCGCCGGTAAAGTTTCCCTTATTTGCAGCAGTATATTAAATTATTTAACCAAGATGGAGCATCAAATTACCCTTATATTGAAATTTGTAGCCCAACTGCATTCACAGATGCAGGGGAAGATACCGTTAGACACAGCCGTTAGGGCCATTATTAAACAGAAGTACCCCAAATTATCTCAGGAGTGCGCAGCCTTCGCCGCTGATATTAGGGGAAAAGATGAATTTAAAATGATGGAAGGCCCGGTTGTGCAGGTCGTTAACCAATTGACCGAAGCATTTGACATCGTTAATAATGAGAAGATTTATACTGATGATATGTTTACCGAACTTCAAGAATCAATCACCAAAGCAAAAGATATACTGGATGCCATGAATCGCCCGGACGCAGCTTTGAATGGTAGATATGTCCAATCTTCTACATTGTTCGCCAGTGCCGATATTATTATTAACGGCGAAGGCTGTCACCAATCTATTCTCAATGCCGGAAGAAAAGTAGAAATCAAAGGTATTAAAGGTCTCTTCAAAGGCGGTGAGATTAACGCCGGCGGTAATATCTACATTAAAGAAGCAGGCTCCGAACTCGGAGTTGCTACTAAAATTGGGACTAAAGCCAAGCAGACAATTAAAATGGACATAGCTTGGCCCGGAGTTGAAGCCAGCACCGGGACCACCCGCAAAGTATTCTACCAAAAACAACACAAAATATTTTTATCTAATGGTGCCTGACACCAAATAAGTGACACCAAATGTGTCACTTATTCTAAAAAATTATGTGGCGGGAGGAAAGTGTGTTGCATAATAATTAAAGATATCAAAAGATATCAGAATATTATGAAATTGAAGGGGGAATTGAAATGATACTGTCCACACAGGAGCATATTACTGAGTATACTGACAAGGGATGGTGGGGGAAAAAGACTCTGATTGAATATTTCAAGGAGCATGTAGAACTGCAGCCGGAGCATACGGCGCTGGTGGACCCGCCGGATAGGCAGGAATTGACCGGTACTGCGCCGGAAAGATTGACCTATGCACAGCTTGACCGGGCGGTGGATGCTGTGGCCACGTCGCTGGCAGGGATGGGGATTGGCAAGGATGATATTGTCATGGTGCAACTGCCAAACACTTGGGAATTGGCTATGTTGTATCTGGCCATCTGCCGTACAGGAGCAATTATTTCTCCGGCCCCAATGCAGTGGCGTTTTAGGGAGTTACAATATATTGGCGACCTTACCCGTGCGAAAGCCCTGATTACGGTGACGGAGTTTAAAAACTTTGCCCATGGCACAATGGCCTACAAGCTTCAGGCCAATTCAAATAAGATGGAGCATGTGATTACTCTCGAGGATATCAGAAAGATGACCCGGGGCAATGGCGACAGTAGGCTGTTGGACAGCATCCCAATAGATGCTAACGATATTTTCACCATCTGCTGGACATCCGGCACTGAGGCAGAGTCGAAGGGTTGTCCCTTAAGCCACAATAACTGGTTATACCAGTGCAACGTCGGTATCGGCACTGCGGATATCCGTCCGGGGGATGTGCAGATGACGGCCGGGCCGCTGGTAAATATGGCTTCTCTGGGTACCACTTATATTCCATGGATTATTCTGGGCGGGACATTTGTGCTGCATCACCCGTTTAACCTGCCGGTTTTTATCCGCCAGATGATGGAGGAAAAGGTCAACTATACTTTATTGGTGCCTGCTGTGGCCAACATCATGGTGAAACATCCCCAATCAGATCAGTTTCGCTTTGAAAGTATTCGCTCCATAACGCTGGGTTCGGCGCCGCCGTCCTTGTTTACCATTCGTGAATTCAAAAAACGCTGGGGTATAGATATCGGTAATATCTGGGGCCAGAATGAAGGAACAGCTATTGTCTCCGGTGCCCGGGATGTTCCTGAAGTGGAGAAAAGAGTGGACCATCTGCCGCAGTTTGGCAAGGCCGGTGCCCAGTGGGCCAGTGATACATCCGGAATACACACTAAATTAGTGGATCCGGACACCGGCAGTGAGGTAACAGATATTGGAGGTGTGGGGGAGCTGGCCTATAAAGGCCCCAACGTCATTCCTGGTTATTTCCGCCGACCGGACTTGGATGCCAAGTCTTTTGACGAACAGGGGTATTTCTATACGGGAGATTTGTTTCAAATTAAAGAAGGTAATTATGTGAGTTTTTTTGACCGAAAAAAAGATATTATTATCCGGGGCGGTTACAACATCAGTGCCCAAGAGGTTGAGAATATACTGCTGTCCCATTCCAAAGTGGCAGAGGTGGCTGCGGTGGGTATGCCCGATGAGAAACTGGGCGAGCGTACCTGTATCTATGTGGTGCCTCGTCCCGGTGAGACCTTTGACCTACAGGAGCTGGTAGATTTTATGACGGAGCAGGGCTGTGCTGTTTACAAGCTGCCGGAACGGCTGGAGATTGTGGAAGAAATACCGCGTAACCCCGTAGGTAAGATTCTCAAATCCATCCTGCGCAGTGATTTGGAGAAAAAAATAAAGATGTCCAGCTAAGGCGCTGGAATAGGAAACGGCCCACCAGCACCCTGGAAATTATTAAAATAGGCAGGGCTCAATAAACCCCGGATTTTGGTGCCGGGGTTTTTCTTATATTTATCTCCACAAATTCCTATTGACACCCAAAATGTGGCTTAATATAATGTACATATGCCGACCGACTGGTCGGTTCTGAATTGTATACACAATTATAGTTTTTTTAATGGGGAGGAAAAAGAGAAATGTTACTTAGTAAGACTGTCAGAATGATTACTTACTTAACTTTGGTTGCCACATTACTGTTTGTATTAAGCGGTTGCGGAGCTCAACCGGTAGAGGCGCAAAAAGAACAGGTGGAAACCATTGCGGTTAGCGTAGTGAAAGCTGAAAAAGGTGATTTGCAAAAATTCAGTGAGCTAAGCGGTAAAGTTGAAGGCCAGTCCGAGGTTAATGTTATTCCTAAGATGGGCGGTAAAGTGGAAGAAGTAAAGGTGAAGGTAGGCGACCGGGTACAAAAAGGTGATGTAATGGTGCGTCTAGAAAGTGATGAGATTCGTGCTCGGTTAAATCAGGCCCAAGCCGGTTTGGCTGCCGCCCGGGCCAGTTTTACCAACGCTGAAAGCAACTATCAGCGTATGCAGGAATTATTTAAACAGGGAGCTATCTCTCAACAGCAACTTGATTCTGTGGAAATGCAATATGAAACGGCCAAATCCCAAGGCGTAAAGCAAGCTGAAGCACTAGTAGAACAGGCGCGAATTGCGTTAGATAGCGCTACCATTGAAGCTCCGATTGACGGTATTGTCGCTTTCCGTTACGTTGATCCGGGCCAAACTGCCGGACCGACATCGCCGGTAGTAACCGTAGTCAATATGGATACGGTGGTAGTAAGGGTGAATGTGCCGGAAACCGATATTAACACAGTTAAAATGGGCGATACGGTAAAGGTAACGGTGCCCGCAGCGGCAGCAGATGAAGCTTTCACCGGCGAGTTAACAATGGTAGCGCCGGCGGCGGACGCTCGTACCAAGGCGTATCCGATAGAAGTCGCCATTGATAATAAGGAGCATGTATTAAAGCCCGGCATGTTTGCTCAAGTGGCATTAGGTACCCGTTCGGTGGAAGATGCGCTTATTATTCCTCAAGAAGCTTTGGTTGATATTAACGGCATTAAAGTAGTTTATGTGGCTGTTGACGGTAAAGCGGTGCAACAAGATGTTAGTCTTGCTTTTACCACTGGTGAGCAAGCGGCTGTATTAACGGGTATTAATGCCGGCGACGCGGTGATTATTCAAGGTCAGCATCGGGTTGATGACGGATCACCGGTCACAGTTCAAGGTGGTGACAAGTAGTTTATGAAGCTATCCAATTTTGCGGTTAAACGCCCGGTCACCGTGGTGATGGCGGTGCTGATCGTTATGCTGCTGGGGGGGATATCCCTTACACGCATTGCGGTAGACCTTTATCCGGAGATAAAGCTGCCGGTGGGGGCTGTTTCCACTTCTTACAGCGGCGCCGGTCCTCAGGAAGTGGAGGAATTGGTCACCAAACCGCTGGAA is part of the Metallumcola ferriviriculae genome and harbors:
- a CDS encoding DUF342 domain-containing protein — protein: MSNDPKTLPNSNTDRPLRGTIGIKDGVASVIMPEPDAERPSLTPGDNVIINVNKREITDKTPINAEDEIEIKPGEKKASLDYTVQVDAALMHARMSVNYKYGQKFSINDSKPTQDLVVSAEFKEEVSPPALDYTTVIIELAQKGITHYINEGKIRTLLTSGQNCQRELIAEGVSPKPPMDESIEYVFQNKEFEEGRRLRRMAKILSVEAGEVLAVKHPGIPGEPGINLNGAPVGVRDPKAISIKTGKGVTLSPDGTKAYAAIDGRPDVVNGKLSVLPVCNHKGNVNPETGDISFKGDVIVSGNVEDNMLISATGEVTVTGFVANSTINSGGSITVNGNIVGCKLFAGKVSLICSSILNYLTKMEHQITLILKFVAQLHSQMQGKIPLDTAVRAIIKQKYPKLSQECAAFAADIRGKDEFKMMEGPVVQVVNQLTEAFDIVNNEKIYTDDMFTELQESITKAKDILDAMNRPDAALNGRYVQSSTLFASADIIINGEGCHQSILNAGRKVEIKGIKGLFKGGEINAGGNIYIKEAGSELGVATKIGTKAKQTIKMDIAWPGVEASTGTTRKVFYQKQHKIFLSNGA
- a CDS encoding class I adenylate-forming enzyme family protein, producing the protein MILSTQEHITEYTDKGWWGKKTLIEYFKEHVELQPEHTALVDPPDRQELTGTAPERLTYAQLDRAVDAVATSLAGMGIGKDDIVMVQLPNTWELAMLYLAICRTGAIISPAPMQWRFRELQYIGDLTRAKALITVTEFKNFAHGTMAYKLQANSNKMEHVITLEDIRKMTRGNGDSRLLDSIPIDANDIFTICWTSGTEAESKGCPLSHNNWLYQCNVGIGTADIRPGDVQMTAGPLVNMASLGTTYIPWIILGGTFVLHHPFNLPVFIRQMMEEKVNYTLLVPAVANIMVKHPQSDQFRFESIRSITLGSAPPSLFTIREFKKRWGIDIGNIWGQNEGTAIVSGARDVPEVEKRVDHLPQFGKAGAQWASDTSGIHTKLVDPDTGSEVTDIGGVGELAYKGPNVIPGYFRRPDLDAKSFDEQGYFYTGDLFQIKEGNYVSFFDRKKDIIIRGGYNISAQEVENILLSHSKVAEVAAVGMPDEKLGERTCIYVVPRPGETFDLQELVDFMTEQGCAVYKLPERLEIVEEIPRNPVGKILKSILRSDLEKKIKMSS
- a CDS encoding efflux RND transporter periplasmic adaptor subunit, producing the protein MLLSKTVRMITYLTLVATLLFVLSGCGAQPVEAQKEQVETIAVSVVKAEKGDLQKFSELSGKVEGQSEVNVIPKMGGKVEEVKVKVGDRVQKGDVMVRLESDEIRARLNQAQAGLAAARASFTNAESNYQRMQELFKQGAISQQQLDSVEMQYETAKSQGVKQAEALVEQARIALDSATIEAPIDGIVAFRYVDPGQTAGPTSPVVTVVNMDTVVVRVNVPETDINTVKMGDTVKVTVPAAAADEAFTGELTMVAPAADARTKAYPIEVAIDNKEHVLKPGMFAQVALGTRSVEDALIIPQEALVDINGIKVVYVAVDGKAVQQDVSLAFTTGEQAAVLTGINAGDAVIIQGQHRVDDGSPVTVQGGDK